In the genome of Sphingomonas sp. BT-65, one region contains:
- a CDS encoding BlaI/MecI/CopY family transcriptional regulator, whose product MIESLPRREREVFEILCGLEEATAAAVRNAMSDAPSDSAVRTLLARLVAKGLVAHKAVNQAYVYSPAPRTEAVAETALQKLVQTFFQGSAASAATALLGMQPRLKPDEIEALQRVIDQARREAE is encoded by the coding sequence ATGATCGAGTCGTTGCCGCGCCGCGAGCGCGAGGTGTTCGAGATCCTGTGCGGGCTGGAGGAAGCGACCGCTGCGGCGGTGCGCAACGCGATGAGCGATGCGCCGTCGGATTCGGCGGTGCGCACCTTGCTCGCCCGGCTGGTCGCCAAGGGACTGGTCGCGCACAAGGCGGTCAACCAGGCCTATGTCTATTCGCCCGCCCCGCGCACCGAAGCGGTGGCGGAGACTGCGCTGCAGAAGCTGGTGCAGACTTTCTTCCAGGGCTCCGCGGCAAGCGCCGCCACGGCGCTGCTCGGCATGCAGCCGCGGCTCAAGCCCGACGAGATCGAAGCGTTGCAACGTGTGATCGACCAGGCGCGCAGGGAGGCGGAATGA
- a CDS encoding AbrB/MazE/SpoVT family DNA-binding domain-containing protein encodes MNKPLKLIKIGNSTGVILPKEVLARLRVGQGDEVFLSESPSGFTLSAHNADFAAAMAAAEEIMREDRDILAVLAR; translated from the coding sequence ATGAACAAGCCGCTGAAGCTCATCAAGATCGGGAATTCCACCGGAGTCATCCTGCCCAAGGAGGTGCTCGCGCGCCTGCGGGTGGGGCAGGGGGATGAGGTGTTCCTTTCGGAATCTCCGAGCGGGTTCACGCTCTCGGCGCATAATGCCGATTTTGCCGCGGCGATGGCGGCGGCGGAAGAGATCATGCGCGAGGACCGCGATATTCTGGCTGTTCTGGCTCGCTGA
- a CDS encoding NADP-dependent malic enzyme → MSEEANVQFSEREALLFHSEGRPGKIEIIASKPLTTQRDLALAYSPGVAVPVQAIADDPATAYDYTAKGNLVAVISNGTAILGMGNLGALASKPVMEGKAVLFKRFADVDSIDLEVKTEDVDAFINCVELLEPSFGGINLEDIKAPECFIIEQTLRERMNIPVFHDDQHGTAIITAAGLINACLLTGRRLSEIKVVVNGAGAAAIACTELIKALGVRHDHVLMCDRKGVITPDREGVNQWQSAHAVATDRTTLTEALVGADVFLGLSAAGALKPEMVKDMAPAPIIFAMANPEPEIRPELAKNVRPDAIVATGRSDYPNQVNNVLGFPFIFRGALDVRATGINEEMKIAAAQAIAELAREQVPEEVALAYGRAHSFGPDYIIPAPFDPRLMENVPAAVAKAAMDSGVATKPILDMAAYRHTLRGRLNPTTSVLTLAYEGARAHPKRVIFAEGEEEVVLRAAIAFREGGYGTPVLVGRDDVVDRLKALGVTDPESFELHNSRHSPLVPAMVDFLYARLQRRGYLRRDCERMVNQDRNIFGSLLLQLGEGDAMITGITRTYAQSLREVRRVIDVADGKTAFGVHIMVGQSHTVFIADTTVNERPDAEELADIAEETAQVARRMGHEPRVAFLSYSNFGNPKGAFLENIREAVKVLDARKVSFEYEGEMAPDVALNPRQLANYPFARLSGPANILIMPGLQSAHISAKLLRELGGDSMIGPMLVGMEKPVQVAPMTSTASELVTLAVLAAGGIAR, encoded by the coding sequence ATGTCAGAAGAAGCCAATGTCCAGTTCTCCGAGCGCGAGGCGCTGCTGTTCCACTCGGAAGGCCGGCCCGGCAAGATCGAGATCATCGCCTCCAAGCCGCTGACCACGCAGCGCGACCTGGCGCTGGCCTATTCGCCCGGCGTCGCGGTGCCGGTGCAGGCGATCGCCGACGATCCCGCCACCGCCTACGACTATACCGCCAAGGGCAATCTGGTCGCGGTGATCTCCAACGGCACCGCGATCCTGGGCATGGGCAATCTCGGCGCGCTCGCCTCCAAGCCGGTGATGGAAGGCAAGGCGGTGCTGTTCAAGCGCTTCGCCGATGTCGATTCGATCGATCTCGAAGTGAAGACCGAGGATGTCGACGCCTTCATCAACTGCGTCGAGCTGCTCGAGCCGAGCTTCGGCGGGATCAACCTCGAGGACATCAAGGCGCCCGAATGCTTCATCATCGAGCAGACGCTGCGCGAGCGGATGAACATCCCGGTCTTCCATGACGACCAGCACGGCACCGCGATCATCACCGCGGCCGGGCTGATCAACGCCTGCCTGCTCACCGGCCGCCGGCTGAGCGAGATCAAGGTGGTGGTGAACGGCGCGGGCGCGGCGGCGATCGCCTGCACCGAGCTGATCAAGGCGCTGGGCGTGCGGCACGACCATGTGCTGATGTGCGACCGCAAGGGCGTGATCACGCCCGACCGCGAGGGCGTCAATCAGTGGCAGTCGGCGCACGCCGTCGCCACCGACCGCACCACGCTGACCGAGGCGCTGGTGGGGGCCGACGTGTTCCTCGGCCTGTCGGCGGCGGGGGCGCTCAAGCCCGAGATGGTCAAGGACATGGCGCCCGCGCCGATCATCTTCGCGATGGCCAATCCCGAGCCCGAGATCCGCCCCGAGCTGGCCAAGAACGTGCGCCCCGACGCGATCGTCGCGACCGGGCGCTCGGACTATCCCAACCAGGTCAACAACGTGCTCGGCTTCCCGTTCATCTTCCGCGGCGCGCTCGACGTGCGCGCGACGGGGATCAACGAGGAGATGAAGATCGCCGCGGCGCAGGCGATCGCCGAGCTGGCGCGCGAGCAGGTGCCCGAGGAAGTAGCGCTGGCCTATGGCCGCGCGCACAGCTTCGGCCCCGACTATATCATCCCGGCGCCGTTCGACCCGCGGCTGATGGAGAACGTCCCCGCGGCGGTGGCCAAGGCGGCGATGGATTCGGGGGTGGCGACCAAGCCGATCCTCGACATGGCGGCTTATCGCCACACGCTGCGTGGGCGCCTCAACCCGACCACCTCGGTGCTGACGCTCGCCTATGAGGGCGCGCGTGCGCATCCCAAGCGCGTGATCTTCGCCGAGGGCGAGGAGGAAGTGGTGCTGCGCGCGGCGATCGCGTTCCGCGAGGGCGGCTATGGCACGCCGGTGCTGGTCGGGCGCGACGATGTGGTCGACCGGCTCAAGGCGCTGGGGGTGACCGATCCCGAGAGCTTCGAGCTGCACAACAGCCGCCACTCGCCGCTGGTGCCGGCGATGGTCGACTTCCTCTACGCGCGGCTGCAGCGCCGCGGCTATCTGCGCCGCGACTGCGAGCGGATGGTCAACCAGGATCGCAACATCTTCGGCTCGCTGCTGCTCCAGCTGGGCGAGGGCGATGCGATGATCACCGGCATCACGCGCACCTATGCGCAGAGCCTGCGCGAGGTGCGGCGCGTGATCGACGTCGCCGATGGCAAGACCGCGTTCGGCGTGCACATCATGGTCGGGCAGAGCCACACCGTGTTCATCGCCGACACCACGGTGAACGAGCGCCCCGATGCCGAGGAGCTGGCCGACATCGCCGAGGAGACCGCGCAGGTCGCGCGGCGCATGGGCCACGAGCCGCGCGTCGCGTTCCTGAGCTATTCCAACTTCGGCAATCCCAAGGGCGCGTTCCTCGAGAATATCCGCGAAGCGGTGAAGGTGCTCGACGCGCGCAAGGTGAGCTTCGAGTATGAGGGCGAGATGGCGCCCGACGTCGCGCTCAACCCGCGCCAGCTGGCGAACTATCCGTTCGCGCGGCTTTCGGGGCCGGCGAACATTCTGATCATGCCGGGGCTCCAGTCGGCGCATATCTCGGCGAAGCTGCTGCGCGAGCTGGGCGGGGATTCGATGATCGGGCCGATGCTGGTGGGGATGGAGAAGCCGGTGCAGGTCGCGCCGATGACGAGCACGGCGAGCGAGCTGGTGACGCTGGCGGTGCTCGCCGCGGGCGGGATCGCGCGCTAG
- a CDS encoding acyl-CoA dehydrogenase family protein, whose amino-acid sequence MALDAETFDALIDTVRRFVTERLRPLEAEVEAADAIPEHIVEEMKALGLFGLSIAEDYGGLGLTMLEECRVAIEMGRTTPAFRSTFGTNVGIGSQGLVMAGTPEQKAAWLPRIASGEIITSFALTEPDVGSDSGAVKARAVKDGDVYRLSGTKRFITNADKAQLFTVMARTGDEPGARGVSAFLVPRDLPGVSIGEPEKKMGQRGAKVADVIFDDVPVPAANRLGEEGEGFKIAMRVLDRGRLHISAVSVGVAERLIADCVAYASERKQFGKPIAEHQLIQAMLADSKTESLAARALVLETATAKDAGKDVVMESAAAKLFATEMVGRVADRAVQIFGGAGYIADYGIERLYRDVRLFRIYEGTSQIQQLIIARETLKRGG is encoded by the coding sequence ATGGCGCTCGACGCCGAAACCTTCGACGCTTTGATCGATACGGTACGCCGCTTCGTGACCGAGCGCCTGCGCCCGCTCGAGGCCGAGGTGGAGGCCGCCGACGCGATCCCCGAGCATATCGTCGAGGAGATGAAGGCGCTCGGCCTGTTCGGCCTGTCGATCGCGGAGGACTATGGCGGGCTTGGCCTGACGATGCTCGAGGAGTGCCGCGTGGCGATCGAGATGGGGCGCACCACCCCCGCCTTCCGCTCGACCTTCGGCACCAATGTCGGCATCGGGTCGCAGGGCCTGGTCATGGCCGGCACCCCCGAGCAGAAGGCGGCCTGGCTCCCGCGCATCGCCAGCGGCGAGATCATCACCAGCTTTGCGCTAACCGAGCCCGACGTCGGATCGGACAGCGGCGCGGTGAAGGCCCGCGCGGTGAAGGATGGCGACGTCTACCGCCTCTCGGGCACCAAGCGCTTCATCACCAATGCCGACAAGGCGCAGCTGTTCACCGTGATGGCCCGCACCGGCGACGAACCCGGCGCGCGCGGCGTCTCCGCCTTCCTCGTTCCCCGCGACCTGCCGGGCGTGTCGATCGGCGAGCCCGAGAAGAAGATGGGGCAGAGGGGCGCCAAGGTCGCCGACGTGATCTTCGACGACGTCCCCGTCCCCGCCGCCAACCGGCTCGGCGAAGAGGGCGAAGGCTTCAAGATCGCGATGCGCGTGCTCGATCGCGGCCGGCTCCATATCAGCGCGGTCAGCGTCGGCGTCGCCGAGCGCCTCATCGCCGATTGCGTCGCCTACGCATCCGAACGCAAGCAGTTCGGCAAGCCGATCGCCGAGCACCAGCTGATCCAGGCGATGCTCGCCGACAGCAAGACCGAAAGCCTCGCCGCCCGCGCGCTCGTCCTCGAGACCGCCACGGCCAAAGACGCCGGCAAGGACGTCGTCATGGAGAGCGCCGCCGCCAAGCTGTTCGCGACCGAGATGGTCGGCCGCGTCGCCGATCGCGCGGTGCAGATCTTCGGCGGCGCGGGCTATATCGCCGACTACGGAATCGAGCGGCTCTATCGCGACGTCCGCCTGTTCCGCATCTACGAAGGCACCAGCCAGATCCAGCAACTCATCATCGCCCGCGAGACGCTCAAGCGCGGCGGCTGA
- a CDS encoding UrcA family protein has product MRLMILIPALLLIGCVDGRAEAVTARVAYGDLSLDSREGRAMLRQRVAGAARSYCAVYGAEMTPHASRADPYYCTDMLRSWIIGEMRPEIRRAYFLARHEAGVKGRRL; this is encoded by the coding sequence ATGCGACTGATGATCCTGATCCCGGCCCTGCTGCTCATTGGCTGCGTCGACGGGCGAGCCGAGGCGGTGACCGCGCGAGTGGCTTATGGCGACCTCAGCCTCGACAGCCGCGAGGGGCGGGCGATGCTGCGCCAGCGCGTGGCCGGCGCGGCGCGGAGCTATTGCGCGGTATATGGCGCCGAGATGACGCCGCATGCCTCGCGCGCCGACCCCTATTACTGCACCGACATGCTGCGCTCCTGGATCATCGGCGAGATGCGGCCCGAGATCCGCCGCGCCTATTTCCTCGCGCGGCACGAGGCTGGGGTGAAGGGGCGGCGGCTCTAG
- a CDS encoding M56 family metallopeptidase: protein MMLPLLIELGWKSTLIAGAALLADRMLRGRPAAERVFVLRMAVLLLLALPAAVLLLPPLDLAWLPAPEAPAEAARAVAVSAAPAVALPPQSEIDLAGLFYAAGAGAVVLHLAMGLVILMRWTRHGTPVAGPEWHAALGRATARLRRPVRLLVSPDVVTPISWGILPAWILIDPATLERTGQADAVLAHEAAHIRRFDWPMLVAARIAVALFWFNPLVWLLGRVLARRGETAADEAAVRGIERADYAEALLTFAAARTTRTAATGMALWPNALAERIAHIAMHRQRRGSRIVPVASLVCVALSAPPLAAARLVPAMPAAAPSGAVSPAQAAPVSRPAVTSPARTPTAGRPVAAGVADSEVTTAPVVAPQAVTPPGASDRGPVRVLPGSISTPVQVAVPQPQVVSAPQPVQQEMRIVGQGGAEVVRTADSVTITAARVPPPAPVAEETPQWAKHAADEISQAAVEMRKGARDVELTAELPGVTAAKRAEIRGRVQQMRATADEFDARARALRGRGG from the coding sequence ATGATGCTGCCATTGCTGATTGAACTCGGCTGGAAATCGACGCTGATCGCGGGAGCCGCGCTGCTCGCCGACCGGATGCTGCGCGGGAGGCCGGCGGCGGAGCGCGTGTTCGTGCTGCGCATGGCGGTCCTGTTGCTGCTGGCGTTGCCCGCTGCGGTATTGCTGCTGCCGCCGCTCGACCTGGCCTGGCTTCCGGCACCGGAAGCGCCGGCCGAAGCGGCGCGGGCCGTTGCGGTGAGCGCCGCGCCGGCCGTTGCCTTGCCGCCGCAGAGCGAAATCGACCTTGCCGGGCTGTTCTATGCGGCGGGTGCCGGTGCGGTGGTGCTGCATCTGGCGATGGGACTCGTGATCCTGATGCGGTGGACGCGGCACGGCACCCCGGTCGCTGGCCCCGAGTGGCATGCTGCGCTTGGGCGGGCCACGGCGCGCCTGCGGCGGCCGGTGCGGCTGCTGGTCTCGCCCGACGTCGTGACACCGATCAGTTGGGGCATCCTGCCGGCGTGGATCCTGATCGACCCGGCGACGCTCGAGCGGACGGGCCAGGCCGATGCGGTGCTGGCGCACGAGGCGGCGCATATCCGCCGGTTCGACTGGCCGATGCTGGTCGCGGCGCGGATCGCGGTTGCGCTGTTCTGGTTCAACCCGCTGGTGTGGCTGCTCGGCCGGGTGCTCGCCCGCCGTGGCGAGACCGCCGCGGACGAAGCCGCGGTGCGCGGGATCGAGCGCGCCGACTATGCCGAGGCGCTGCTGACCTTCGCCGCGGCGCGGACGACGCGTACTGCGGCGACCGGCATGGCGCTGTGGCCCAACGCACTGGCCGAGCGGATCGCGCACATCGCGATGCACCGGCAGCGGCGCGGGAGCCGTATCGTTCCCGTGGCGTCGCTCGTTTGTGTGGCGCTCTCCGCGCCGCCGCTGGCGGCCGCCAGGCTGGTGCCGGCGATGCCTGCTGCTGCGCCAAGCGGCGCGGTTTCGCCAGCTCAGGCCGCACCCGTATCGCGTCCCGCGGTTACGTCTCCGGCCCGCACGCCCACGGCCGGACGCCCGGTGGCGGCCGGCGTTGCGGACAGCGAGGTGACGACCGCACCTGTGGTGGCGCCCCAAGCGGTCACCCCGCCGGGCGCGTCCGATCGCGGTCCGGTGCGCGTGTTGCCGGGATCGATCTCCACGCCGGTGCAAGTGGCAGTTCCCCAACCCCAGGTGGTGAGCGCACCGCAGCCCGTGCAGCAAGAGATGCGCATCGTCGGGCAGGGTGGTGCGGAGGTGGTGCGAACCGCGGACAGCGTGACGATCACCGCAGCCCGCGTCCCGCCGCCAGCACCCGTGGCGGAGGAGACTCCCCAATGGGCGAAGCACGCCGCCGACGAGATCAGCCAAGCGGCCGTCGAGATGCGAAAAGGCGCGAGGGACGTCGAGCTGACCGCGGAATTGCCTGGTGTGACCGCGGCGAAGCGCGCGGAGATTCGCGGCCGGGTCCAGCAAATGCGCGCCACCGCGGACGAATTCGACGCGCGGGCGCGCGCATTGAGAGGGCGGGGCGGCTGA
- a CDS encoding SDR family oxidoreductase: MDTSNFFSLAGRTALVTGGSRGIGKMIAAGFIAQGAKVYISSRKAPACEETAAELGPNCIPLPMDVSTVEGCKALAAELATREDHLDILVNNAGAAWGVAFEEFPESGWDKVMDLNVKSPFFLTQALHGLLKARASFDAPSKVINITSIDGLRLNPWETYSYHASKAALIYLTKRMAARLIRDGIIVTSLAPGAFASEMNKAARDHGDEVAKRIPMRRIGTPEDMAGAAIFLASRASDYVVGDTLVVDGGLVNAALGSSIDA, from the coding sequence ATGGACACCAGCAACTTCTTCAGCCTCGCGGGCCGCACCGCGCTCGTCACCGGCGGCAGCCGCGGCATCGGCAAGATGATCGCCGCCGGCTTCATCGCGCAGGGCGCCAAGGTCTATATCTCCTCGCGCAAGGCCCCGGCGTGCGAAGAGACCGCCGCCGAGCTCGGCCCGAACTGCATCCCGCTCCCGATGGATGTCTCGACGGTCGAGGGCTGCAAGGCGCTCGCCGCCGAGCTCGCCACCCGCGAGGACCATCTCGACATCCTCGTCAACAATGCCGGCGCCGCCTGGGGCGTGGCGTTCGAGGAATTCCCCGAGAGCGGCTGGGACAAGGTCATGGACTTGAACGTCAAGTCACCCTTCTTCCTGACGCAGGCGCTGCACGGCCTGCTCAAGGCGCGCGCCAGCTTCGACGCGCCGTCGAAGGTGATCAACATCACCTCGATCGATGGGCTGCGGCTCAATCCGTGGGAGACGTACAGCTACCACGCGTCCAAGGCCGCGTTGATCTACCTGACCAAGCGCATGGCCGCGCGGCTGATCCGCGACGGCATCATCGTCACCAGCCTCGCCCCCGGCGCCTTCGCCAGCGAGATGAACAAGGCCGCGCGCGACCATGGCGACGAAGTGGCCAAGCGCATCCCGATGCGCCGCATCGGCACGCCCGAGGACATGGCCGGCGCCGCGATCTTCCTCGCCAGCCGCGCCTCGGACTATGTCGTCGGCGACACGCTGGTGGTCGACGGCGGGCTGGTCAACGCCGCGCTGGGGAGCAGCATCGACGCCTAG
- a CDS encoding helix-turn-helix domain-containing protein, translating into MGALDITTVAQRSGIPASTLRYYEERGLIASIGRRGLKRVFEPGIIERLALIALGRQAGFSLDEIAAMFDARGMAVIDRGMLRAKADELDTLIRRLSAMRDGLRHAAACPAPSHMECPTFQRIVRAAASGVLARRARAVPRLARS; encoded by the coding sequence ATGGGTGCGCTCGATATTACCACCGTGGCGCAGCGCTCCGGAATCCCGGCCTCGACGCTGCGCTATTATGAGGAGCGGGGGCTGATCGCCTCGATCGGGCGGCGCGGGCTCAAGCGCGTGTTCGAGCCGGGGATAATCGAGCGGCTGGCGCTGATCGCGCTGGGGCGGCAGGCCGGATTCTCGCTCGATGAGATCGCCGCGATGTTCGACGCGCGCGGCATGGCGGTGATCGACCGCGGCATGCTGCGCGCCAAGGCGGACGAGCTCGACACGCTGATCCGGCGGCTGAGTGCGATGCGCGACGGGCTGCGGCACGCGGCGGCGTGCCCGGCGCCCAGCCATATGGAGTGCCCGACCTTCCAGCGCATCGTCCGTGCTGCGGCGAGCGGCGTGCTGGCGCGGCGGGCGCGAGCGGTCCCGCGCCTCGCTCGATCGTGA
- a CDS encoding class I SAM-dependent methyltransferase gives MTETKIEAMDQAQLWNGPAGDAWTALQPQLDELYAPFEALLVSAVRWHQPARVLDIGCGTGATTLAIARELAGRGSCTGADLSQIMIDRARERAAAEPAGVEARFVRGDASRIDAATPFDMAVSRFGVMFFDDPAAAFARLHGAMSPGAPLAAIAWRAPAENAFMTAAERAAAPLLPPLPPMAPGAPGQFAFADADHVRAILGDSDWQGIELNPVDVECTMPESDLLPYLSHLGRIGIFLRQFDADTRNRVLATVRAAFEPFVDGNTVRFTAACWMIEAKA, from the coding sequence ATGACAGAGACGAAGATCGAGGCGATGGATCAGGCCCAATTGTGGAACGGCCCGGCGGGCGATGCCTGGACGGCGCTACAACCGCAGCTCGACGAGTTGTACGCGCCGTTCGAGGCGCTGCTCGTCAGCGCCGTGCGCTGGCACCAGCCCGCTCGTGTGCTCGACATCGGCTGCGGCACCGGCGCGACCACGCTCGCCATCGCGCGCGAGCTGGCCGGGCGCGGAAGCTGCACCGGCGCCGACCTGTCGCAGATCATGATCGACCGCGCCCGCGAACGCGCCGCCGCCGAGCCCGCGGGCGTCGAGGCGCGTTTCGTCCGCGGCGACGCCTCGCGGATCGATGCCGCGACACCTTTCGACATGGCAGTCTCGCGCTTCGGCGTGATGTTCTTCGACGACCCGGCCGCAGCCTTCGCCCGCCTGCACGGCGCGATGTCGCCCGGCGCGCCGCTGGCCGCGATCGCCTGGCGCGCGCCGGCCGAGAACGCGTTCATGACCGCAGCCGAGCGCGCCGCCGCGCCGCTGCTGCCGCCGCTCCCGCCGATGGCGCCCGGCGCGCCCGGCCAGTTCGCCTTCGCCGACGCCGACCACGTCCGCGCGATCCTCGGCGACAGCGACTGGCAGGGTATCGAGCTCAATCCCGTGGACGTCGAATGCACGATGCCCGAAAGCGACCTGCTCCCCTACCTCTCGCATCTCGGCCGGATCGGCATCTTCCTGCGCCAGTTCGATGCGGACACGCGCAATCGCGTGCTCGCCACGGTCCGCGCCGCGTTCGAGCCCTTCGTCGACGGCAACACCGTCCGCTTCACCGCCGCCTGCTGGATGATCGAAGCGAAAGCCTGA
- a CDS encoding MFS transporter yields MSGMAQGAATPQARRIGKQSMLAYGFGAVAYGVKDAGFQTFLLLFYNQVIGLPAVQVGAAIMAALILDAMIDPAIGAASDRTRSRWGRRHPWMYASAIPIAVGWLLLWNPPELPNAAMLGWVFATAVIVRTAVSAYEVPSVALTPELTADYNERTRIMAYRYLFGWAGGLAMLVAAYTLFLVPGEGQPNGLLNREGYGLFAAVGAAAMAGAILISALGTHHEIARLPRPAIEKTTVGQAFRELVETVRNRAFAVLMLAGLCAYSAQGIGFALSNYLYTFVWLFPTSAFMALGGVLFAGVLAAFFIAPRVAVRLGKRKAAAMFMIAAPVLLGLPYWLRLAGMFPAPGDPAMLPVLFSIYAVNTACSVSVFMLGASMMADVVEQSEAQTGRRSEGVFFAGSFFVQKCTSGIGIGLAGLVLWIAGFPDGATPGQVPEATVDRLTIIFTLCYLALAWGAAWFYSRFPFGKAEHDARIAAGAGAAG; encoded by the coding sequence ATGAGCGGCATGGCGCAAGGCGCGGCGACCCCGCAGGCGCGGCGGATCGGCAAGCAGTCGATGCTCGCCTATGGCTTCGGGGCGGTCGCCTATGGCGTCAAGGACGCCGGATTCCAGACCTTCCTGCTGCTGTTCTACAACCAAGTGATCGGGCTGCCCGCGGTGCAGGTGGGGGCGGCGATCATGGCCGCGTTGATCCTCGACGCGATGATCGACCCGGCGATCGGCGCCGCATCGGACCGCACGCGCAGCCGCTGGGGACGGCGGCACCCGTGGATGTACGCATCGGCGATCCCGATCGCGGTCGGCTGGCTGCTGCTGTGGAACCCGCCGGAGCTGCCGAACGCGGCGATGCTCGGCTGGGTGTTCGCGACCGCAGTGATCGTGCGCACCGCGGTGTCGGCCTATGAGGTGCCCTCGGTCGCGCTGACGCCGGAGCTGACCGCCGATTACAATGAGCGGACGCGGATCATGGCGTATCGCTACCTGTTCGGCTGGGCCGGCGGGCTGGCGATGCTGGTCGCGGCCTATACGCTGTTCCTGGTGCCGGGGGAGGGGCAGCCCAACGGACTGCTCAACCGCGAGGGCTATGGGTTGTTTGCAGCGGTGGGCGCGGCGGCGATGGCGGGGGCGATCCTGATCTCGGCGCTGGGCACGCACCATGAGATTGCGCGGCTGCCGCGCCCCGCGATCGAGAAGACGACGGTCGGGCAGGCGTTCCGCGAGCTGGTCGAGACGGTGCGCAACCGCGCCTTCGCGGTGCTGATGCTCGCCGGGCTGTGCGCCTATTCGGCGCAGGGTATCGGGTTCGCGCTGTCCAACTATCTCTACACCTTCGTGTGGCTGTTCCCGACCTCGGCCTTCATGGCGCTGGGCGGGGTGCTGTTCGCCGGGGTGCTCGCGGCGTTCTTCATCGCGCCGCGGGTCGCCGTGCGCCTGGGCAAGCGCAAGGCGGCGGCGATGTTCATGATCGCGGCGCCGGTGCTGCTCGGGCTGCCCTATTGGCTGCGGCTCGCGGGCATGTTCCCCGCGCCGGGCGACCCGGCGATGCTGCCGGTGCTGTTCAGCATCTATGCCGTCAACACCGCGTGCAGCGTCTCGGTCTTCATGCTCGGCGCCTCGATGATGGCCGACGTGGTGGAGCAGTCCGAAGCCCAGACCGGGCGGCGGTCCGAAGGGGTGTTCTTCGCCGGATCCTTCTTCGTTCAGAAATGCACCAGCGGGATCGGCATCGGGCTCGCCGGGCTGGTCCTGTGGATCGCGGGCTTCCCCGATGGGGCGACGCCGGGGCAGGTGCCCGAGGCGACGGTGGACCGGCTGACGATCATCTTCACGCTCTGCTACCTCGCGCTCGCCTGGGGTGCGGCGTGGTTCTATTCGCGCTTCCCGTTCGGCAAGGCCGAGCATGACGCGCGGATCGCGGCGGGCGCCGGCGCGGCTGGATGA
- a CDS encoding type II toxin-antitoxin system death-on-curing family toxin — protein MAEYRFLDAEIAMAIHDRQLAEHGGLAGVKDAGLLESALARPLNKLAYGEDDPFVLAAAYAYGVARNHPFADGNKRTVWVLGRLFLRLNDIPIAFDKADAIRTMLALAAGEMTEDAFAVWLRDHHNPQ, from the coding sequence GTGGCCGAGTACAGATTCCTCGATGCGGAGATCGCGATGGCGATCCATGACCGCCAGCTCGCCGAGCATGGCGGACTGGCCGGCGTCAAGGATGCCGGGCTGCTCGAATCCGCGTTGGCGCGGCCCCTGAACAAGCTGGCCTATGGCGAGGACGATCCATTCGTGCTGGCTGCCGCATATGCCTATGGCGTTGCCCGCAACCACCCGTTCGCGGACGGTAACAAGCGCACGGTATGGGTGTTGGGGCGCCTGTTCCTTCGACTGAACGACATCCCGATCGCCTTCGACAAGGCGGATGCGATCCGCACCATGCTCGCATTGGCGGCGGGCGAGATGACCGAGGACGCATTCGCGGTCTGGCTTCGCGATCATCATAATCCCCAATGA